Proteins from a genomic interval of Chloroflexota bacterium:
- the rsmI gene encoding 16S rRNA (cytidine(1402)-2'-O)-methyltransferase, whose translation MGTLYVVGTPIGNLEDITLRAIRILREVSLIAAEDTRVTRTLLRAHEIATPLVSFHEFSGTERVRRLVDRLASDDVALVSDAGMPGLSDPGYPLIRAAIDAGVTVVPIPGPSAILSALVGSGLPMHAFTFHGFLPRKSGERRRFLQALADAEHSHVVFESPHRLAAALGDVVAVLGPERQIAVGRELTKKFEEFARGTAAEVAARFARQAPRGEITLVIGPRETRRRRAEDAPMGDDVHQRT comes from the coding sequence ATGGGCACGCTCTATGTGGTCGGAACCCCCATCGGCAACCTTGAGGACATCACCCTGCGGGCGATTCGCATCCTGCGCGAGGTCAGCCTGATCGCTGCCGAGGACACGCGCGTCACCCGTACGCTGTTGCGGGCGCACGAGATCGCGACGCCGCTGGTCAGCTTCCACGAGTTCAGCGGCACGGAGCGGGTCCGTCGGCTGGTGGACCGCCTGGCATCAGACGACGTGGCGCTCGTCTCCGATGCCGGTATGCCGGGCCTCAGCGATCCGGGCTACCCGCTGATTCGGGCGGCTATCGATGCAGGTGTGACGGTCGTGCCGATCCCCGGCCCCTCCGCGATCCTCTCGGCGCTGGTCGGGTCGGGCCTGCCGATGCACGCGTTCACCTTTCACGGGTTTCTGCCGCGCAAGTCCGGCGAACGGCGGCGCTTCCTCCAGGCTCTGGCGGATGCCGAGCACTCGCACGTCGTGTTCGAGTCGCCGCACCGGCTGGCGGCGGCGCTCGGCGACGTGGTGGCCGTTCTGGGACCGGAGCGGCAGATCGCCGTTGGCCGGGAGCTGACCAAGAAGTTCGAAGAGTTCGCGCGGGGGACGGCCGCTGAGGTCGCGGCGCGGTTCGCCCGGCAGGCCCCGCGTGGCGAGATTACCCTCGTGATCGGGCCGCGAGAGACCCGCCGGCGGCGTGCAGAAGATGCGCCGATGGGTGACGATGTGCATCAGCGAACCTGA
- a CDS encoding iron-sulfur cluster assembly accessory protein has product MSDTEQTLGAGKIVIVTDAAREKIREIMEMQNISGRGAIRVGINGRGPAGFAYSMALEEDAVPEPGEAVQDEGDFKVLVDGPSIAKLTGASIDFVGQLVGGGFKIDNPNSVWDDPLAAEIQAILDSQINPGVASHGGFVELLDVQENRVFVKMGGGCQGCGMASVTLKQGVEVMLREKFPQIVEVVDSTDHAGGSNPYYQPAKGAGGHGGHGAQSPFHAPAKG; this is encoded by the coding sequence ATGAGCGACACCGAGCAGACCTTGGGCGCGGGGAAGATCGTCATCGTCACCGACGCGGCGCGTGAGAAGATCCGCGAGATCATGGAGATGCAGAACATCTCCGGTCGCGGCGCGATCCGTGTCGGCATCAACGGGCGCGGTCCGGCCGGGTTCGCCTACTCGATGGCCCTCGAAGAGGACGCCGTTCCCGAGCCGGGCGAGGCGGTGCAGGACGAAGGCGACTTCAAGGTGCTGGTGGACGGTCCGAGCATCGCCAAGCTCACGGGCGCGAGTATCGACTTTGTCGGGCAGCTCGTCGGCGGCGGCTTCAAAATCGACAACCCGAACTCCGTCTGGGACGATCCGCTGGCCGCCGAGATCCAGGCGATCCTCGACTCGCAGATCAATCCTGGCGTGGCGAGCCACGGCGGCTTCGTCGAACTGCTGGACGTGCAGGAAAACCGCGTGTTCGTGAAGATGGGCGGTGGCTGTCAAGGCTGTGGCATGGCCAGTGTGACCCTCAAGCAGGGCGTCGAGGTCATGCTGCGCGAGAAGTTCCCGCAAATCGTCGAGGTGGTGGACTCAACAGACCACGCCGGCGGGTCGAACCCGTACTACCAGCCAGCCAAGGGTGCCGGCGGGCACGGCGGCCACGGCGCGCAGAGTCCGTTCCACGCGCCCGCGAAGGGCTGA
- a CDS encoding ATP-grasp domain-containing protein, whose product MAGVERRQRSLLTEAPRRVLLLMAAKTYRAKAFLTAARRLGVEVVVGSDERGPLSRRSAGARAAQIGLDLTRPVRAAARLADVAEERPFDGIVNVDDATTVVAAQTATRLGLASNSVDAARITRDKYLARRALQRADLPTPAFRRTTVDADPVREAKRAPYPCVLKPVSQSASRGVIRANDPAEFGVAFARIRAMLDADGAAQRQIMVEAFVPGAEVALEGLLDRGTLHVLALFDKPDPLDGPFFEETIYVTPSRHDDAAQRAIVETVERASAAFGLRHGPIHAELRLGPDGPVILEVAARSIGGLCGQALRFGVDMSLEELTLRHAAGLEIPTYEREARASGAMMLPIPRGGILRRVAGQEEALATPGIDNLEITIPVGQPVVPLPEGDRYLGFLFASGETPAAVEAALREAHRRLTFQIVGPDEADDDAPCLTASPRSILLPLAPSAPPKRGRKA is encoded by the coding sequence ATGGCGGGTGTGGAGCGTCGGCAGCGCAGTCTCCTGACCGAAGCGCCGCGCCGGGTGCTGCTGCTGATGGCCGCGAAGACCTACCGCGCGAAGGCGTTCTTGACGGCGGCCCGCCGCCTCGGAGTGGAGGTCGTCGTCGGGTCGGATGAGCGGGGGCCGCTCTCGCGACGGTCGGCCGGCGCGCGAGCGGCGCAGATCGGCCTGGATCTCACGCGCCCCGTACGCGCGGCGGCACGGCTGGCGGACGTGGCCGAGGAGCGCCCGTTTGACGGCATCGTCAACGTGGACGACGCCACGACGGTCGTCGCGGCGCAGACGGCGACGCGCCTCGGGCTGGCCTCGAACTCCGTGGACGCCGCCCGCATCACCCGCGACAAGTACCTCGCTCGCCGCGCCTTGCAGCGCGCCGACCTGCCGACGCCCGCCTTCAGGCGCACCACCGTGGACGCCGATCCCGTTCGTGAGGCGAAGCGCGCGCCGTATCCGTGCGTGCTGAAGCCGGTCTCGCAGTCAGCCAGTCGAGGCGTCATCCGCGCCAACGACCCGGCGGAGTTCGGCGTCGCCTTCGCGCGGATCAGGGCGATGCTCGACGCGGACGGGGCGGCGCAGCGACAGATCATGGTCGAAGCGTTCGTGCCCGGCGCGGAGGTCGCCCTTGAAGGGCTGCTGGACCGTGGCACGCTCCACGTCCTGGCCCTCTTCGACAAGCCTGATCCACTTGACGGCCCGTTCTTCGAAGAGACGATCTACGTCACCCCCTCGCGCCACGACGACGCTGCCCAGCGGGCGATTGTCGAGACGGTCGAGCGGGCGTCGGCGGCGTTTGGGCTGCGCCACGGACCGATTCACGCCGAGCTGCGGCTGGGCCCAGACGGACCGGTGATCCTCGAAGTGGCGGCCCGCTCGATTGGCGGCCTCTGTGGGCAGGCGCTGCGCTTCGGCGTGGATATGTCGCTGGAAGAGCTGACGCTGCGCCACGCGGCCGGACTGGAGATCCCGACCTATGAGCGCGAGGCGCGGGCCTCCGGCGCGATGATGCTGCCGATCCCGCGCGGGGGCATCCTGCGGCGCGTCGCCGGTCAGGAGGAGGCGCTGGCGACGCCGGGCATCGACAATCTGGAGATCACGATACCAGTCGGCCAGCCGGTCGTCCCGCTGCCGGAGGGCGACCGCTACCTCGGCTTCCTGTTTGCCAGCGGCGAGACCCCTGCCGCCGTCGAGGCCGCCCTGCGGGAGGCGCACCGGCGGCTGACGTTCCAGATCGTGGGGCCAGACGAGGCCGACGACGACGCGCCATGCCTGACGGCGTCTCCGCGTTCGATCCTGCTGCCGCTGGCGCCGTCCGCGCCGCCGAAACGCGGGCGGAAGGCGTAA
- a CDS encoding radical SAM protein — MRVLLLSTYELGHQPLGLARPAADLLAAGHEVRCLDLAVQPLDEDAVHWAGLIGVSTPMHTATRLGVRLAARVRALNPQAHLTFYGLYASLHADVLVPDHGDSAIGGEFEGPLVALADALAVAALAARDPDGGARHASRVEPILGVRTAHHDGGVALGRQQFSLPRRDRLPPLEGYAQVDLGDRRKLTGYVEASRGCAHRCLHCPIAPVYGGRLRVVQQDVVLEDVAQLVRLGAEHITFGDPDFFNGIKHSLRIVEELHAAFPSLTYDATIKVEHLLEHRQHLETLARTGCLFVVSAVEAVDDRVLRYLDKGHTAADVETALILTRAAGLPIRPTFMPFTPWLSLDGYLALLAWVRRQRLIGNIDPVQFAIRMLVPRGSSLLGTAALAPHVGPFDAETFSYRWAHPDPRMDSLQEEVAAAVEAAGCAGDPPAQTFVQIERLAQRLSGGGSSRGVEDDPGTLVRAAFVPRLTETWFC; from the coding sequence ATGCGCGTTCTCCTGCTGTCAACCTACGAGCTCGGCCACCAGCCGCTCGGGCTGGCACGGCCGGCGGCTGACCTGCTGGCGGCCGGCCACGAGGTTCGCTGCCTCGATCTCGCCGTGCAGCCCCTGGACGAGGACGCCGTGCACTGGGCCGGGCTGATAGGCGTCTCGACGCCGATGCACACCGCTACCCGGCTCGGCGTGCGGCTTGCGGCGCGCGTGCGGGCGCTCAACCCGCAGGCCCACCTGACGTTCTACGGGCTGTACGCGTCACTGCATGCCGACGTGCTCGTGCCGGACCACGGCGACAGCGCCATCGGCGGCGAGTTCGAGGGGCCGCTGGTCGCGCTGGCAGACGCCCTGGCCGTCGCCGCGCTGGCTGCTCGTGATCCGGACGGTGGTGCGCGGCACGCATCCCGAGTCGAGCCGATTCTCGGCGTTCGCACGGCCCACCATGATGGCGGCGTGGCCCTGGGGCGGCAGCAGTTCTCGCTGCCGCGCCGCGATCGGCTCCCGCCCCTCGAAGGCTATGCGCAGGTCGACCTGGGCGACCGCCGAAAGCTGACCGGCTACGTCGAGGCCAGCCGAGGCTGCGCCCATCGCTGCCTGCACTGCCCGATCGCACCCGTCTACGGTGGACGGCTGCGCGTGGTGCAGCAGGACGTCGTGCTGGAAGACGTGGCCCAGCTGGTCCGTCTGGGCGCCGAGCACATCACCTTCGGCGATCCAGACTTCTTCAACGGCATCAAACACTCGCTGCGGATCGTCGAGGAGCTGCACGCGGCATTCCCGTCGCTGACCTACGACGCCACGATCAAGGTCGAGCACCTGCTGGAGCATCGACAACACCTGGAGACGCTGGCGCGCACCGGCTGCCTGTTCGTCGTCTCAGCCGTGGAGGCGGTAGACGACCGCGTGCTGCGATACCTGGACAAGGGGCACACGGCGGCAGACGTCGAAACGGCCCTGATACTCACCCGCGCGGCCGGCCTGCCCATCCGCCCGACCTTCATGCCGTTCACACCCTGGCTCAGCCTGGACGGGTACCTGGCGCTGCTGGCGTGGGTGCGCCGCCAGCGGCTGATCGGGAACATCGATCCGGTTCAGTTCGCCATCCGTATGCTGGTGCCACGCGGATCGAGCCTGCTGGGGACGGCGGCCCTCGCGCCCCATGTTGGCCCGTTCGACGCCGAGACGTTCTCGTACCGCTGGGCGCATCCAGACCCGCGCATGGACAGCCTCCAGGAAGAGGTCGCGGCGGCGGTCGAAGCGGCCGGGTGCGCCGGCGACCCGCCGGCGCAGACGTTCGTCCAGATCGAGCGGCTGGCGCAGCGGCTCAGTGGTGGGGGGTCATCGCGCGGCGTCGAGGACGATCCTGGCACACTTGTGAGGGCGGCGTTCGTGCCACGCCTCACCGAAACATGGTTCTGTTGA
- a CDS encoding DUF169 domain-containing protein: MDNSSRARVLTDELHLDRTPVALAFVDEPPPGVTVSTAVEPSACTFWRLAEQSLFYAAADRHLECGVGTMTMGFEMPAERQPAAMELVGMMVEMGYLDSAETAHLPMVGAAHQGILYGPLASFPVEPDVALAIVTPTQGMVLAEASDAVTLRERPGLPTLGRPACAAVAWSANEGDVTLSLGCIGARTYVEVPDDRAIVVIPGAALDGVAAKIGGLAKANRDLAAFHQGRKSAYAAAQPAR; the protein is encoded by the coding sequence ATGGACAACTCGTCCCGTGCGCGCGTGCTGACCGACGAGCTTCACCTGGATCGAACGCCAGTGGCGTTGGCTTTCGTGGATGAACCACCCCCAGGCGTCACGGTGAGCACGGCCGTCGAGCCTTCGGCATGCACATTCTGGCGGCTCGCCGAGCAGTCGCTGTTCTACGCCGCCGCTGACCGCCACCTTGAGTGCGGCGTCGGGACGATGACGATGGGATTCGAGATGCCCGCCGAGCGTCAGCCGGCCGCCATGGAGCTGGTTGGCATGATGGTCGAGATGGGCTACCTGGACAGCGCCGAGACGGCGCACCTGCCGATGGTCGGGGCGGCGCATCAGGGCATTCTGTACGGACCGCTGGCGTCGTTCCCGGTCGAGCCCGACGTGGCGCTGGCCATCGTCACGCCCACACAAGGCATGGTGCTGGCCGAGGCGAGCGACGCCGTGACCCTGCGCGAGCGGCCGGGCCTGCCGACGCTGGGACGGCCGGCCTGCGCGGCGGTCGCGTGGTCGGCCAACGAGGGCGACGTGACGCTCAGTCTGGGGTGCATCGGCGCGCGGACCTACGTGGAAGTGCCCGACGACCGCGCCATCGTCGTCATTCCCGGGGCGGCGCTCGACGGCGTCGCCGCGAAGATCGGCGGGCTGGCCAAGGCGAACCGCGACCTTGCGGCCTTCCACCAGGGGCGGAAGTCTGCCTATGCAGCGGCACAGCCGGCCCGCTGA
- a CDS encoding glycosyltransferase, which yields MTGTAVNDLQQIYRNRFGEHRNARAEIWRVLVRDFFQASIKRSDTVLDLGCGYGEFLNHVRCARRIGVDLNPDSASMLDADIEFHHGVVDDLSFLSDHTVDVVFTSNLLEHLPDRATVERTIIEARRVLKPGGHFIALGPNIRFVAGDYWSFWDHRIPISDQSLCELLEVSRFEVVDVRERFLPFTARSALPKTPALVRLYLRVPLAWRILGKQFLIKARKPAVGGEGTADDLVSVVLPVYNERENIQPCVRGLSSALQGIPHELLVCYDYDEDSTLAALDAMPDRPPTIRLIRNKLGKGVANAMVAGFAAARGDVIVTSMADLSDPPSVIQAMVEKVREHGADVVSGSRYMRGGSQIGGPRIKRMMSRATGLSLHYATGLPTHDATTNFRAYSRRFVQAVPIESDRGFEVALELTTKAHRLGYRVDEVPSSWKDRSAGESNFDLAGWLPAYLRWYGAAMATPMLRWCGGVIAIVAACFTVRRLLDGILKAPTSEFAHASADE from the coding sequence ATGACCGGGACTGCCGTGAACGATCTCCAGCAGATCTACCGAAACCGCTTTGGGGAGCACCGTAACGCACGTGCTGAGATCTGGCGCGTGCTCGTGCGCGACTTCTTCCAGGCGTCGATCAAGCGCAGCGATACCGTGCTCGACCTGGGGTGTGGCTACGGCGAGTTCCTGAATCACGTTCGGTGCGCTCGTCGCATCGGTGTGGACCTCAATCCAGACAGCGCTAGCATGCTGGATGCGGACATCGAGTTCCATCACGGCGTCGTGGACGACCTCAGTTTCCTCTCAGATCATACGGTGGACGTCGTCTTCACCAGCAATCTCCTCGAACACTTGCCGGACCGGGCGACGGTCGAGCGAACCATCATCGAAGCGCGGCGCGTCCTCAAGCCGGGCGGCCACTTCATCGCCCTCGGGCCGAACATACGGTTTGTGGCCGGCGACTACTGGAGCTTCTGGGACCACCGGATCCCCATCAGCGACCAATCGCTCTGCGAGCTCCTGGAGGTCAGCCGATTCGAGGTCGTCGATGTCCGCGAGCGCTTCTTGCCTTTCACGGCGCGCTCAGCTCTGCCGAAGACGCCGGCACTCGTACGGCTCTATCTGCGAGTCCCGTTAGCCTGGCGCATCCTCGGCAAGCAGTTCCTGATTAAGGCTCGAAAGCCCGCGGTGGGTGGGGAGGGAACCGCCGACGATCTCGTCAGTGTGGTGCTGCCTGTCTACAACGAGCGTGAGAACATCCAACCATGCGTGCGGGGCCTCTCGAGTGCATTGCAGGGAATCCCGCATGAACTGCTCGTGTGCTACGACTACGACGAGGACAGTACCCTCGCGGCGCTGGATGCGATGCCGGATCGACCGCCCACGATCCGACTGATCAGGAACAAGCTCGGAAAGGGTGTCGCCAATGCGATGGTCGCCGGTTTCGCGGCGGCGCGCGGCGATGTGATCGTCACGTCGATGGCAGATCTCTCGGACCCGCCGTCAGTGATCCAGGCGATGGTGGAGAAGGTTCGCGAGCACGGTGCAGATGTCGTCAGCGGGTCGCGCTACATGCGGGGAGGCTCGCAGATCGGTGGGCCCCGAATCAAGCGCATGATGTCCCGTGCGACCGGGCTGAGCCTGCACTATGCCACCGGTCTCCCCACCCACGATGCGACGACCAATTTTCGTGCCTACAGTCGCCGCTTCGTGCAGGCCGTGCCCATCGAGAGCGACCGCGGGTTCGAGGTCGCTCTTGAGTTGACGACCAAGGCGCATCGTCTCGGCTACAGGGTGGACGAAGTGCCCAGCAGCTGGAAAGATCGGAGCGCCGGCGAGAGCAACTTCGACCTGGCCGGCTGGCTTCCAGCCTACCTTCGTTGGTACGGGGCGGCGATGGCGACCCCGATGCTACGGTGGTGTGGCGGGGTCATTGCCATCGTTGCAGCATGCTTCACGGTACGCCGCCTCCTCGACGGTATCTTGAAGGCGCCCACGTCAGAGTTCGCGCATGCCTCTGCAGATGAGTAA
- a CDS encoding NAD(P)-dependent oxidoreductase codes for MKVLVTGSAGFTNGYVVHELLRAGHRVVGIDNFSKYGRVKKSYDDHPNYSCVRGDVKDVDLLCRLVEGCDQMVASAARIGGISYFHEYAYDLIAENERITAAHFDAALYGFKKGTLKKINVISSSMVFENATVFPTPESHIFECPPPTSTYGFQKLACEYFARGAFEQYGLPYTIIRPFNCVGTGEQRALGGCEIPSGNVKLAMSHVVPDLIQKVARGQHPLHILGDGSQVRHYTYGGDLARGIRICMEHPSALNEDFNLSTTERTTVLELARAIWGKMRSGTPFEYVSDDPFQHDVQLRTPDVRKAERILGFRATTSLDTMLDEVIPWITNAVAAGTI; via the coding sequence ATGAAGGTACTGGTCACCGGGAGTGCCGGGTTCACTAACGGCTACGTCGTCCACGAGCTTCTCCGAGCGGGTCACCGCGTCGTCGGTATCGACAATTTTTCGAAGTACGGTCGCGTGAAGAAGAGCTACGACGACCATCCCAACTATTCATGCGTCCGGGGCGACGTCAAGGATGTCGATCTGTTGTGTCGGTTGGTCGAGGGCTGTGACCAGATGGTCGCCAGCGCCGCCCGGATCGGCGGCATCAGCTACTTCCACGAGTATGCATACGATCTGATTGCCGAGAACGAACGGATCACCGCTGCGCACTTCGATGCTGCCCTGTACGGATTCAAGAAGGGCACGCTCAAGAAGATCAACGTGATCAGCTCGTCGATGGTTTTCGAGAACGCCACCGTCTTCCCAACGCCTGAATCGCACATCTTCGAGTGCCCGCCACCCACCAGCACCTACGGCTTCCAGAAGCTCGCCTGCGAGTATTTCGCACGCGGTGCCTTCGAGCAATACGGCCTGCCGTATACCATCATTCGGCCGTTCAACTGTGTGGGCACCGGCGAGCAGCGCGCACTGGGCGGTTGCGAGATCCCGAGCGGCAATGTCAAGCTCGCCATGAGCCATGTCGTGCCGGATCTGATCCAGAAGGTGGCCCGTGGGCAGCACCCGCTGCACATTCTGGGAGACGGCTCGCAGGTACGGCACTACACCTACGGTGGCGACCTGGCGCGCGGCATCCGGATCTGCATGGAGCACCCGTCTGCGCTCAACGAGGACTTCAACCTGTCCACCACCGAGCGCACCACCGTCCTCGAACTGGCACGCGCCATCTGGGGCAAAATGCGATCGGGCACCCCGTTCGAGTACGTCAGTGACGACCCGTTTCAGCACGATGTCCAGCTTCGGACTCCAGATGTTCGGAAGGCGGAGCGGATACTGGGCTTCCGGGCAACCACCTCGCTCGATACCATGCTCGACGAGGTCATTCCCTGGATCACTAACGCGGTCGCGGCCGGGACGATCTAG
- a CDS encoding nucleotide sugar dehydrogenase: MLPPPTERICIVGGAGHVGLPLGLVLASEGFAVELLDIDADALASVMAGRMPFLENGADELLAQLLPTGRLTASTDASTVADADIVICVIGTPVDEFLTPQAHEFYRVIEQLSPHFRHGQTLVLRSTVYPGLSERVHAMLQQRNLGVHVTFCPERIAQGHSLRELRTIPQIISGFDSVGLQVVRDLFSRITSEIIEVEPQEAELAKLFCNCYRYIQFAVANQFYLLSREAGVDFSRVHHAATAGNPRVDSLPGAGFAAGPCLLKDTMQLAAFSNNSFFLGHAAMLVNEGQPQFIVNTLKSRLNLRDKRVAILGMTFKADCDDTRDSLSFKLRKIMLLEAKEVILNDPYLDGPDFASLDDALSRADIVIVGVPHREYRGLRVPPHIVVEDMWGCLDQSAAREDAAAGTMSPGWMQKLAS, from the coding sequence GTGCTACCTCCGCCAACGGAACGGATCTGCATCGTCGGCGGCGCCGGACACGTCGGTCTTCCACTCGGACTCGTGCTCGCCAGCGAGGGGTTCGCCGTCGAGCTGCTCGACATCGATGCTGACGCGTTGGCGTCGGTGATGGCGGGCCGCATGCCATTCCTCGAAAACGGCGCGGACGAGCTACTGGCGCAACTGCTGCCGACGGGCCGGCTGACAGCGTCAACCGACGCATCTACCGTTGCCGATGCCGACATCGTGATCTGCGTCATCGGCACTCCGGTCGATGAGTTCTTGACTCCCCAGGCCCACGAGTTCTACCGGGTGATCGAGCAGCTGAGCCCGCACTTCAGGCACGGCCAGACGTTGGTTCTTCGAAGTACCGTGTACCCTGGGCTGAGCGAGCGCGTCCATGCCATGCTTCAGCAGCGGAACCTTGGGGTCCACGTCACCTTCTGCCCCGAGCGGATTGCGCAAGGGCACTCGCTTCGCGAGTTGCGCACGATTCCGCAGATCATCAGTGGCTTCGACAGCGTCGGATTGCAGGTGGTCCGAGATCTCTTCTCGCGCATCACGAGCGAAATCATCGAAGTCGAGCCGCAGGAAGCGGAACTCGCCAAGCTCTTCTGCAACTGCTATCGGTACATCCAGTTCGCCGTAGCGAACCAGTTCTACCTTCTCAGCCGCGAGGCTGGGGTCGATTTCTCGCGGGTCCACCACGCCGCGACTGCCGGCAACCCGCGCGTGGACAGCCTGCCCGGCGCCGGTTTCGCGGCGGGACCGTGCTTGCTCAAGGATACGATGCAACTGGCGGCGTTCAGCAACAACAGCTTCTTCCTGGGTCACGCCGCCATGCTGGTCAACGAAGGACAGCCGCAATTCATTGTGAACACGCTGAAGAGCCGGCTCAACCTCCGTGACAAGCGAGTTGCGATCCTTGGCATGACGTTCAAAGCCGATTGTGACGACACGCGTGACTCGCTGAGCTTCAAGCTACGGAAGATCATGCTGCTGGAAGCGAAGGAAGTGATTCTGAACGATCCGTATCTCGACGGACCGGATTTCGCTTCGCTCGACGACGCGCTCTCGCGAGCCGACATCGTGATTGTCGGCGTGCCACACCGCGAGTATCGTGGCCTGCGGGTACCACCCCACATCGTGGTTGAGGACATGTGGGGCTGCCTTGATCAGAGTGCGGCTCGTGAAGACGCTGCGGCCGGGACGATGAGTCCTGGCTGGATGCAGAAGCTGGCATCATGA
- a CDS encoding glycosyltransferase family 39 protein: MTAKKIRCDELGRFEGIPPLLAERMEPVSAPTLRPDPGQVASAPQPQSVLYRIGIVLAIVAVAYLLPGLAKPPTLFDEGLVNVAGLRVARGEVPYRDFWSLYAPGQFYTLALLFDLFGATLLTARVWDIAIQAALVVAVFRVTRQFVSGIKTLAAPVLVLIWLGSVAFPNYPIYPALLFSLLAVQAVCWHISDGRRRWLFMAGICVGLTTVYRHDIGIYAAASTALVTVLSPLGWTRIRSDGLRGPCREAALNLGMLLTAVAIPTVPIFTDLLLKVPPDQLWAQLFVYPVQIAPLVRGQPNPPLLLNPWAVLQGKPGESITLVVQWIRFYAPVAIYVGMIAVGACMLARYRTVTVDRTVFWGTVLLWCFGLALLGQTRIIKDWAHEIPTSIIAVILLNAVLPRFFAVRRSAWLHRLAFMLFLVATIPYIQGPMIYWAVRSRPLWTGPCPWTIDTSGCAEISTELYDAVRYIREHVAPDRAIFVGSRRNDQTIGNPILFYFLADRPSATKYHQFEPGVATTPPVQAEIIGELKRRDVTHLVLYSGFDELYATIPVGSPLLDHYIHTNYRLAAQFGTYAIWERT, translated from the coding sequence ATGACGGCAAAGAAGATCCGATGTGATGAGCTCGGTAGGTTTGAGGGTATACCTCCGCTGCTGGCCGAGCGGATGGAGCCCGTATCTGCTCCAACGCTGCGGCCCGATCCAGGCCAAGTGGCGTCTGCGCCGCAACCTCAGTCGGTGCTTTATCGCATAGGCATCGTGCTCGCCATCGTCGCCGTTGCCTACCTGCTCCCCGGCCTGGCGAAGCCGCCAACCTTGTTCGACGAGGGCCTCGTCAATGTCGCCGGGCTCCGCGTAGCGCGCGGCGAGGTTCCGTACCGCGATTTCTGGTCGCTCTATGCCCCTGGCCAGTTTTACACCTTGGCCTTGCTGTTCGATCTCTTCGGAGCCACGCTGCTCACGGCTCGCGTCTGGGATATCGCGATTCAAGCCGCGCTCGTCGTCGCCGTGTTCAGGGTCACGCGGCAGTTCGTGTCCGGCATTAAGACGCTGGCGGCACCGGTGCTGGTGCTGATCTGGCTCGGTTCGGTGGCGTTTCCAAACTATCCGATCTACCCCGCGCTGCTCTTCTCACTGCTCGCTGTGCAGGCCGTGTGCTGGCACATCTCCGATGGCAGACGGCGTTGGTTGTTCATGGCCGGAATCTGTGTCGGGCTCACCACGGTGTATCGCCACGATATCGGCATCTACGCCGCCGCGTCGACTGCACTCGTCACGGTCTTGAGCCCGCTCGGATGGACCAGGATACGGTCTGATGGTCTGCGAGGGCCCTGCCGCGAAGCAGCGCTGAACCTGGGCATGCTTCTGACCGCCGTCGCGATTCCCACCGTTCCGATCTTCACTGACCTGCTGTTGAAAGTCCCGCCGGATCAACTCTGGGCGCAGCTCTTCGTCTACCCGGTGCAGATTGCACCGCTGGTGCGGGGTCAGCCCAATCCGCCACTCCTGCTCAATCCGTGGGCAGTACTTCAGGGCAAGCCGGGTGAGTCCATCACGCTCGTCGTGCAGTGGATTCGGTTCTATGCGCCGGTGGCGATCTATGTTGGAATGATCGCTGTCGGAGCCTGCATGTTGGCCCGGTACAGGACGGTAACGGTCGATCGTACGGTGTTCTGGGGCACGGTACTCCTCTGGTGCTTCGGGCTTGCGCTGCTCGGGCAGACGCGCATCATCAAGGACTGGGCACACGAGATACCCACCAGCATCATCGCCGTGATCCTCCTGAATGCCGTCCTGCCGAGGTTCTTCGCAGTTCGACGTAGCGCGTGGCTACATCGCTTAGCGTTCATGCTCTTTCTGGTCGCGACGATACCATATATTCAGGGTCCAATGATCTATTGGGCGGTTAGGTCACGCCCACTCTGGACCGGCCCTTGCCCCTGGACCATCGACACCTCGGGCTGCGCCGAGATCTCGACGGAGCTGTATGACGCCGTGCGCTACATACGCGAGCATGTCGCGCCGGACCGTGCGATCTTCGTAGGGAGTCGTCGAAACGACCAGACCATCGGCAACCCGATCCTCTTCTACTTCCTGGCGGACCGTCCGAGCGCCACGAAATACCACCAGTTCGAGCCAGGTGTCGCGACGACGCCGCCCGTACAGGCGGAGATCATCGGCGAGCTGAAGCGGCGAGACGTCACGCATCTCGTCCTGTACAGCGGATTTGACGAGTTGTACGCCACGATCCCGGTCGGATCGCCGCTTCTCGACCACTACATCCATACGAACTATCGGCTGGCAGCCCAGTTCGGCACATACGCCATCTGGGAACGCACTTGA